A DNA window from Vicinamibacteria bacterium contains the following coding sequences:
- a CDS encoding tripartite tricarboxylate transporter substrate binding protein: protein MLRGVVLFLLLAQSAAFPDPKRELRHIIPWGAGGATDTAMRGFARHLEKHLGIPVVTENIPGALSAVGLLQVKRARPDGYTVVTLTYDALTLSVQGLAPVRWDDFEPLGMVTEHASALIVASDRFEDVGSLQKAALAEPGRVKVGNVGTGGIWHQHAVAMERALGVRLTHVPYEAGSGAQLTALLGGEVDANVSSLPAALPYVRAGQLRVLAVMAEDRDPLVPEVRTFRELGYDLVFSGFRILAAPHGTPPDVRTVLEDAMRRAFEDPSFRDWADRAVIGARFRNAADTRRYLELTAAKVEALMAELGLGGTR from the coding sequence ATGTTACGCGGCGTGGTCCTTTTCCTACTTCTCGCGCAATCCGCCGCGTTTCCCGACCCGAAGCGCGAGCTCAGGCACATCATCCCGTGGGGCGCGGGAGGAGCGACCGACACGGCGATGCGAGGCTTTGCCCGCCATCTGGAGAAGCACCTCGGCATCCCGGTCGTGACCGAGAACATCCCGGGGGCCCTGAGCGCGGTGGGACTCCTGCAGGTGAAGAGAGCGCGACCGGATGGCTATACCGTCGTGACGCTGACCTACGACGCGTTGACGCTTTCGGTGCAGGGACTGGCTCCAGTTCGCTGGGACGACTTCGAGCCACTGGGCATGGTGACCGAGCACGCGAGCGCGCTGATCGTCGCCTCTGATCGGTTCGAGGACGTCGGGTCCTTGCAAAAGGCCGCGCTGGCGGAGCCCGGAAGAGTCAAAGTTGGCAACGTGGGAACCGGAGGCATATGGCATCAGCACGCCGTCGCTATGGAGCGCGCGTTGGGGGTGCGCCTCACACACGTGCCCTATGAAGCGGGCTCGGGCGCGCAGCTGACCGCGCTTCTCGGCGGTGAGGTCGACGCGAACGTATCGAGCCTTCCCGCCGCCCTTCCCTACGTACGCGCGGGACAGCTCCGGGTGCTCGCGGTCATGGCGGAAGACCGGGACCCTCTGGTTCCCGAGGTGCGCACGTTTCGTGAGCTCGGATACGATCTCGTATTCAGCGGGTTTCGCATTCTTGCGGCTCCTCACGGAACGCCACCAGACGTCCGCACCGTGCTCGAAGATGCGATGCGGAGGGCATTCGAAGATCCATCGTTTCGCGACTGGGCGGACCGAGCGGTCATCGGAGCGCGCTTTCGAAATGCGGCCGACACACGTAGATATCTCGAGCTGACTGCCGCGAAAGTCGAGGCGCTCATGGCGGAGCTGGGCCTTGGAGGCACGCGGTGA